In a genomic window of Gloeocapsopsis dulcis:
- a CDS encoding ferredoxin-thioredoxin reductase variable chain, which translates to MKVGDRVRVKESVIVYHQPEHRGEPFDIKGLEGEIVSFANEWHGKAISANLPIQVQFSKKFKAHLRETEIEVIS; encoded by the coding sequence ATGAAAGTTGGCGATCGCGTCCGTGTTAAAGAATCAGTCATTGTTTACCACCAGCCTGAACATCGCGGTGAACCTTTTGATATTAAAGGTTTAGAAGGCGAGATTGTCAGTTTTGCCAACGAATGGCATGGCAAAGCAATCAGTGCTAATCTGCCAATTCAAGTTCAGTTTAGTAAAAAGTTTAAAGCCCACCTGCGCGAAACTGAAATTGAGGTTATATCTTAG
- a CDS encoding YdcF family protein, producing MFLYLSKLLPLFLYPLGLACVLIVFALVRLWKKPRQASVALTIALVVLLLGSNGWTSRALVRSLEFQNLPSTELPNAEAIVVLGGATKPAIPPRPSVDLSEESDRMFYAAQLYHQKKAPFVILSGGRIDWSGTSSSESADMAIIMQQLGVPSSAIIQEPDSLNTYENAVNVKKILQARQINQVLLVTSAMHIPRSLAIFKKLKIAAIPAPTDFIASSDLQYLSNTPQATLLNLLPEAERLHQFTRALKEYVGLVIYRLRGWL from the coding sequence ATGTTTTTATATTTATCAAAGTTATTACCGCTATTTTTATATCCGCTAGGATTAGCGTGTGTTCTCATCGTATTTGCATTAGTAAGGTTGTGGAAAAAACCGCGTCAAGCATCAGTTGCATTGACAATCGCCCTTGTTGTTTTGTTGTTGGGGAGTAACGGCTGGACTTCTCGTGCTTTAGTACGATCGCTAGAATTTCAAAATCTTCCGTCAACTGAATTACCCAATGCTGAAGCCATTGTTGTTTTAGGCGGTGCTACCAAACCGGCAATTCCACCACGTCCTTCAGTAGACTTATCTGAAGAAAGCGATCGCATGTTCTATGCTGCGCAGTTGTATCACCAAAAAAAAGCTCCTTTCGTTATTCTCAGCGGTGGACGCATCGATTGGAGTGGTACTAGTTCTTCTGAATCTGCAGATATGGCAATTATTATGCAGCAACTGGGCGTACCAAGTTCAGCAATTATTCAAGAACCAGACTCGCTCAATACTTACGAAAATGCAGTCAATGTCAAAAAAATTCTACAAGCGCGTCAGATCAACCAAGTGTTACTTGTCACCTCAGCAATGCATATACCGCGATCGCTTGCTATTTTCAAAAAGCTCAAAATTGCCGCAATTCCTGCACCTACTGATTTTATTGCAAGCAGTGATCTTCAGTACCTGAGTAATACACCTCAAGCTACACTGTTAAACTTGTTACCAGAAGCAGAGCGATTACATCAGTTTACTCGTGCCTTGAAAGAGTATGTTGGTTTAGTTATTTATCGTTTACGCGGTTGGTTGTAG
- a CDS encoding Uma2 family endonuclease, whose amino-acid sequence MSVTLQLPLVLRLTDEQFEQLAAANRELQLELTTRGELIIMPPTGGGTGDRNFELAGQLWLWNRQNKLGKAFDSSTGFRLPNGATRSPDVSWVTIERWNALTQAQRKKFLPLCPDFVIELLLETDELADTQVKMQEYLDNGLRLGWLINPNTKQVEIYRSGQAVEILASPLTLFGEDVLPGFVLDLQPIFA is encoded by the coding sequence ATGAGTGTAACTTTACAACTCCCCCTAGTTCTCAGACTTACTGATGAGCAGTTTGAACAACTCGCCGCTGCTAATCGCGAGTTGCAATTAGAATTAACAACCAGGGGAGAATTGATTATTATGCCGCCTACCGGAGGAGGAACAGGCGATCGCAATTTTGAGTTAGCTGGACAACTTTGGTTGTGGAATCGCCAAAACAAGCTCGGAAAAGCTTTTGACTCTTCGACAGGTTTTCGCTTACCAAATGGTGCAACTCGTTCTCCTGATGTTTCTTGGGTAACAATCGAACGATGGAATGCTTTAACTCAAGCGCAAAGAAAGAAGTTTCTACCCTTGTGTCCAGATTTTGTGATTGAACTCCTCTTAGAAACAGATGAGTTAGCAGACACTCAAGTAAAAATGCAAGAATACTTAGACAACGGATTGCGGCTAGGTTGGTTAATTAATCCTAATACTAAACAAGTTGAAATTTATCGCTCGGGGCAAGCAGTTGAAATTTTAGCTTCGCCTCTCACTTTATTTGGTGAAGATGTGCTTCCTGGGTTTGTTTTAGATCTCCAGCCAATTTTTGCCTAG
- a CDS encoding DUF6888 family protein — translation MPTTAQTLKCFQLCCNLTSKYCSIDLVILDKRTSNVVILAKEEINIEVEPNGAWRFV, via the coding sequence ATGCCTACCACAGCACAGACGTTAAAATGTTTTCAGCTTTGCTGCAATCTTACCAGCAAGTACTGCTCTATTGATCTAGTGATTCTAGATAAGCGCACTAGCAATGTGGTTATCCTAGCAAAAGAGGAAATAAATATTGAGGTTGAGCCTAATGGCGCATGGAGGTTTGTATGA
- a CDS encoding DUF6887 family protein, which produces MSVEPEFSAMTTMELRAYTLENRDDEEALYAFLDRLHTENPNSQVYQPEDNVAEAISEYLEHKNKQA; this is translated from the coding sequence ATGAGCGTAGAACCAGAGTTTTCTGCTATGACCACAATGGAACTTCGAGCCTACACTTTAGAAAATCGAGATGATGAGGAAGCTTTATATGCCTTCCTCGACAGACTCCATACTGAAAATCCAAATTCACAAGTATATCAACCTGAAGACAACGTAGCTGAGGCGATTTCAGAGTACTTAGAACATAAGAACAAGCAAGCTTAG
- a CDS encoding class II glutamine amidotransferase, which yields MCQLLGMNCNVPTDICFSFEGFSARGGRTDEHQDGWGIAFFEGLGCRLFLDAKSAIASPVADVVRRYPIHSTHVIAHIRKATQGGIALVNCHPFQRELWGRYWVFAHNGNLLDFHAETTFYQPVGQTDSERAFCLILETLRQSFPTGKPPLEQLYPVLQEVTATIAATGIFNYLLSDGEHFFTYCSTKLCYIVRQAPFAAAHLIDEDITVDFQKLTTPRDRVAVIATTPLTDNEVWIQIHPGELLVFQDGLPNRV from the coding sequence ATGTGTCAACTGCTGGGAATGAATTGTAATGTTCCAACAGATATTTGTTTTTCGTTTGAGGGCTTTTCGGCGCGGGGAGGAAGAACCGACGAACATCAAGATGGTTGGGGCATTGCGTTTTTTGAGGGTTTGGGATGTCGGCTCTTTTTAGATGCTAAATCGGCGATCGCATCTCCTGTTGCCGATGTAGTACGACGCTATCCGATTCACTCAACTCATGTGATTGCCCATATCCGCAAAGCGACTCAAGGTGGAATTGCTTTAGTGAATTGCCATCCCTTTCAACGCGAACTTTGGGGGCGATACTGGGTATTTGCGCACAATGGCAATCTTTTAGATTTTCACGCAGAAACAACTTTTTATCAGCCAGTAGGTCAAACTGATAGTGAAAGAGCATTCTGCTTAATTCTCGAAACTTTACGCCAGAGCTTTCCTACAGGCAAACCTCCGTTGGAACAACTATATCCTGTGTTGCAAGAAGTTACTGCAACCATAGCAGCAACAGGGATTTTCAACTATTTACTTTCTGATGGCGAACACTTTTTCACATACTGCTCAACCAAGCTGTGCTACATTGTCCGGCAAGCACCCTTTGCAGCTGCACATTTAATCGATGAAGATATTACTGTCGATTTTCAAAAGTTAACGACACCACGCGATCGCGTTGCAGTCATCGCCACAACTCCCCTGACTGATAACGAAGTTTGGATACAAATTCATCCAGGAGAACTACTTGTCTTTCAGGATGGTTTACCTAATAGGGTTTAA